In the Apteryx mantelli isolate bAptMan1 chromosome 1, bAptMan1.hap1, whole genome shotgun sequence genome, one interval contains:
- the MED4 gene encoding mediator of RNA polymerase II transcription subunit 4, protein MMAAATGGGGERSSTRDRLLAALEDLELLARELIEILAISRNQKLPQPGEESQILELLIQRDGEFQELMKLAVDQGKIHHEMQLLEKVVEKRDSDIQQLQKQLKEAEHILATAVYQAKEKLKSIEKARKGAISSEEIIKYAHRISASNAVCAPLTWVPGDPRRPYPTDLEMRSGLLGQMNNPSTNGVNGHLPGDALAAGRLPDVLAPQYPWQSSDMSMNMLPPNHSNDFMLEPPGHNKENEDDVEVMSTDSSSSSSDSD, encoded by the exons ATGATGGCGGCGGCGACCGGGGGAGGCGGGGAGCGTAGCAGCACCCGGGACCGGCTCCTGGCGGCGCTGGAGGATCTCGAGCTCCTGGCCAG AGAACTAATTGAAATTTTGGCGATTTCAAGAAACCAGAAGCTTCCACAACCAGGAGAAGAGAGCCAG ATCCTGGAGCTGCTGATTCAGAGAGATGGAGAGTTTCAAGAGCTAATGAAGCTGGCAGTTGATCAGGGAAAAATCCATCATGAAATGCAACTTTTAGAAAAGGTAGTAGAAAAGAGGGATAGTGAtattcagcagctgcagaaacaACTAAAAGAAGCAGAGCACATACTG GCAACAGCTGTTTATCAAGCAAAGGAAAAGTTGAAATCAAttgaaaaggcaagaaaag GTGCCATTTCCTCTgaagaaataattaaatatgCCCATAGGATCAGTGCTAGCAATGCTGTTTGTGCCCCTCTGACATGGGTACCAG GGGACCCACGAAGGCCATATCCTACCGATCTGGAAATGAGGAGTGGCCTCTTGGGTCAGATGAACAACCCATCCACCAATGGAGTTAATGGACACTTACCAGGGGATGCACTTGCAGCGGGCAGACTGCCAG ATGTGCTTGCTCCTCAGTATCCTTGGCAGTCAAGTGATATGTCAATGAACATGCTACCTCCTAATCATAGTAATGACTTTATGTTGGAGCCTCCAGGACACAATAAAGAGAATGAAGATGATGTAGAAGTTATGTCAACAGACTCCTCAAGCAGCAGCAGTGATTCAGACTAG